In the genome of Globicephala melas chromosome 3, mGloMel1.2, whole genome shotgun sequence, one region contains:
- the COX7C gene encoding cytochrome c oxidase subunit 7C, mitochondrial, whose protein sequence is MLGQSIRRFTTSVVRRSHYEEGPGKNIPFSVENKWRLLAVMTLYFGSGFAAPFYIVRHQLLKK, encoded by the exons ATGTTGGGACAGAGCATCCGGAGGTTCACAACCTCTGTGGTCCGTAGGAGCCACTATGAGGAGGGTCCGGGGAAG AATATACCATTTTCAGTGGAAAACAAGTGGCGGTTACTAGCTGTGATGACTCTGTACTTTGGGTCTGGATTTGCTGCACCTTTCTATATAGTAAGACACCAActgcttaaaaaataa